One genomic window of Salvia miltiorrhiza cultivar Shanhuang (shh) chromosome 4, IMPLAD_Smil_shh, whole genome shotgun sequence includes the following:
- the LOC131020484 gene encoding E3 ubiquitin-protein ligase PUB24-like, with translation MENVEVPEYFICPISLQLMTDPVTVSSGITYDRHSIEQWLFTNHNTICPVTKHPLPLAASLTPNHTLRRLIHAWLTLHTPAPLTDLYLTNLIRGLSSPQSRLHTLRTLEALALESDANRAYMAKHRLPNKLISFVAACRRKAATEGLAEALSILYTIRGSGGNLKTDEERSNGEIIDALMWVFEHDRFRGDETVRSHAAHALRAAVEEAGAGVLERLKPEFFRTTARGLREGGAWEQALLRVLLEACPWGRNRAMMVESGTVFEVVEVELRCPAEKKTTELVLGIIYQLCLCAEGRAQLLSHAAGIAVVTRRILQVSAAADDRAVLIIWQISKYAASKGVVEEMVRVGTVTNLCLLMLADTASYLKEKARKILRMHFDAWKHSPCIEIATITRYTT, from the coding sequence ATGGAAAATGTGGAAGTGCCCGAGTACTTCATCTGCCCCATCTCCCTCCAGCTCATGACCGACCCCGTCACGGTCAGCTCCGGCATCACCTACGACCGCCACAGCATCGAGCAGTGGCTCTTCACCAACCACAACACCATCTGCCCCGTCACCAAGCACCCCCTCCCCCTGGCCGCCTCCCTCACCCCCAACCACACCCTCCGCCGCCTCATCCACGCATGGCTCACCCTCCACACCCCCGCCCCCCTCACCGACCTCTACCTCACCAATCTCATTCGGGGCCTCAGCTCCCCCCAATCTCGCCTCCACACGCTCCGCACGCTCGAAGCCCTGGCGCTCGAGAGCGACGCGAATAGGGCTTACATGGCCAAACATCGCTTGCCCAACAAACTCATCTCTTTTGTTGCTGCATGCCGGAGAAAGGCTGCCACGGAGGGGCTCGCGGAGGCTCTCAGCATTCTCTACACCATTCGGGGCTCCGGTGGGAATTTAAAAACGGACGAGGAGAGATCCAACGGCGAGATCATCGACGCGTTGATGTGGGTTTTCGAGCACGATCGCTTCAGAGGCGACGAGACGGTGAGGTCACACGCGGCGCACGCGCTGcgggcggcggtggaggaggcgGGCGCGGGGGTTCTGGAGCGGCTGAAGCCGGAGTTCTTCCGGACGACGGCGCGTGGGCTGCGGGAGGGAGGCGCGTGGGAGCAGGCGCTGCTGCGGGTGCTGCTGGAGGCGTGCCCCTGGGGGCGGAACCGGGCGATGATGGTGGAGTCAGGGACGGTTTTCGaggtggtggaggtggagcTGAGGTGCCCGGCGGAGAAGAAGACGACGGAGCTGGTGCTGGGGATCATATACCAGCTGTGCCTGTGCGCGGAGGGGAGGGCGCAGCTGCTGAGCCACGCGGCGGGGATCGCGGTGGTGACGCGGCGGATCCTGCAGGTGTCGGCGGCGGCGGACGACAGGGCGGTGCTGATCATATGGCAGATATCCAAGTACGCGGCGAGCAAGGGGGTGGTTGAGGAGATGGTGAGGGTAGGGACGGTGACGAATTTGTGTCTGCTGATGCTGGCTGATACAGCTTCCTACTTGAAGGAGAAGGCGAGGAAGATTTTGAGAATGCATTTTGATGCTTGGAAACACTCGCCTTGCATTGAGATTGCTACCATAACTAGGTATACCACCTGA